From Toxorhynchites rutilus septentrionalis strain SRP chromosome 2, ASM2978413v1, whole genome shotgun sequence, a single genomic window includes:
- the LOC129769150 gene encoding pro-resilin-like yields MQRAAKRMKFFKLCCCLLLLAVAISVNAKPEAPLNSYLPPSHGGHGNGNGYHDDHHQHHNGGGDHHQHGDHGHTDLVPPSSSYGTPDSSYGPPNHQSGFHPDHHEDHSRQDSSEEEPAKYEFTYEVDDEDRDLSFGHEEMRDGDYTTGKYNVLLPDGRRQIVEYEADLKGYRPKISYEGGDEHPHHHEHPNHDHAGYPHETPHNQLGYPKETPHHDFHHDDGGNGHSRADHGGHDGHHGYDSNAHEHHGGNGNGYSHGNGHHHRRHSEDGHSNHGGHKRNSGGNGENGAHRGAKGNRHNAFH; encoded by the exons CTCTGCTGCTGTCTACTGCTGCTAGCCGTTGCAATATCGGTAAATGCAAAGCCAGAGGCACCACTCAATTCATATCTACCACCGTCCCATGGTGGTCACGGCAATGGAAACGGCTATCACGATGACCACCATCAGCACCACAACGGGGGCGGTGATCATCACCAACACGGAGATCATGGCCACACAGATTTAGTGCCTCCCTCGTCTAGTTATGGTACACCGGACAGCAGTTATGGACCACCCAACCATCAATCGGGCTTCCACCCGGATCATCACGAGGACCATAGCCGTCAGGATTCATCTGAGGAG GAACCAGCAAAGTACGAATTCACCTATGAAGTTGATGATGAGGATCGGGATTTATCGTTTGGCCATGAAGAAATGAGAGATGGCGATTATACCACCGGCAAATATAATGTCCTTCTTCCGGATGGTAGACGTCAG ATTGTTGAGTACGAAGCAGATTTGAAGGGGTATCGACCAAAAATCAGCTATGAAGGTGGAGACGAACATCCGCACCACCACGAGCATCCGAATCATGATCATGCAGGTTATCCCCATGAAACACCCCACAATCAGCTAGGATACCCGAAGGAAACCCCTCATCATGATTTCCATCACGATGACGGAGGCAACGGTCACAGTCGGGCAGATCACGGCGGTCACGATGGTCATCATGGCTACGATAGCAACGCTCATGAGCATCACGGTGGAAACGGGAATGGTTACTCACATGGAAATGGTCATCACCACCGGCGACATTCGGAAGATGGTCATAGTAATCACGGTGGCCATAAGCGTAATAGCGGAGGAAACGGTGAGAATGGTGCTCATCGCGGAGCAAAAGGCAATCGGCACAATGCCTTTCATTAG